Proteins from a single region of Mumia flava:
- a CDS encoding TMEM175 family protein, translating to MASERGLDRLLAFSDAVVAIALTLLVLPLVDVVAEADDAPSVGALVSEHSDVFLGFGISFAVIWVLWRAHHQTLEHFASYDEVITGLHFVWLLTIVLLPFSTELISVSDPMTAAMPVYVTTLLVSVVALRLIVRQGRRRPALLRDDAAAQAWRDGPEDIVLIPLLAVVLVITIVAPGLGAYPMLLLFLQAPVAWVRARLGPGPRTG from the coding sequence GTGGCTTCGGAACGAGGGCTCGACCGGCTCCTGGCGTTCAGCGACGCCGTGGTGGCGATCGCGCTGACGCTGCTCGTGCTGCCGCTCGTCGATGTCGTCGCGGAGGCCGACGACGCTCCCAGCGTGGGTGCGCTGGTCTCCGAGCACAGCGACGTCTTCCTCGGGTTCGGGATCAGCTTCGCCGTGATCTGGGTGCTGTGGCGCGCCCACCACCAGACGCTGGAGCACTTTGCGTCGTACGACGAGGTGATCACCGGCCTGCACTTCGTGTGGCTGCTCACGATCGTGCTGCTGCCGTTCAGCACGGAGCTGATCTCGGTGAGCGACCCGATGACCGCTGCGATGCCCGTGTACGTCACGACGCTGCTGGTCTCGGTCGTGGCGCTCCGCCTGATCGTGCGGCAGGGACGTCGCCGCCCCGCGCTCCTGCGCGACGACGCCGCAGCACAGGCGTGGCGCGACGGGCCGGAGGACATCGTCCTGATCCCGCTCCTCGCGGTGGTGCTGGTGATCACGATCGTCGCTCCCGGCCTCGGTGCGTACCCGATGCTGCTGCTGTTCCTCCAGGCACCGGTCGCGTGGGTCCGGGCGCGTCTGGGGCCGGGTCCGCGCACCGGCTGA
- the ccsB gene encoding c-type cytochrome biogenesis protein CcsB: MTLTEYANFSNYAVASATVVLALAWLASVAQWAFGSVASRSGESVGAAERTPVMASSGGAYDGVSGGGSPTADDDSARGGVAEERSEVAGRIAIALTILGFLILLAGVVARGLAAERVPWGNMYEFAITSMVVVLAGYLVMIRLMHIQWLAPLVLAFVTVVLGLSMTVYVPAGPLVPALDSYWLVIHVASAMVAGAGFLVGAGASILYLIKARAEARGPVSGYLGRLPSAAAMDQLAYRVTAFAFPVWTFAALISGPIWAEHAWGRPWGWDPKEVWAFITWVAYAGYLHARATAGWKGKAAAILALVAFATFIFNFVGVNLFFPGLHSYAK, encoded by the coding sequence ATGACCCTGACGGAGTACGCGAACTTCTCGAACTACGCGGTCGCGTCCGCGACCGTGGTGCTCGCGCTCGCATGGCTGGCCTCCGTGGCGCAGTGGGCGTTCGGGTCCGTCGCCAGCCGCTCGGGTGAGAGCGTCGGTGCGGCCGAGCGGACGCCGGTGATGGCGTCGAGCGGCGGCGCGTACGACGGGGTGAGCGGCGGCGGTAGCCCTACCGCCGACGACGACAGTGCCCGCGGCGGGGTCGCGGAGGAGCGCAGCGAGGTCGCGGGGAGGATCGCGATCGCGCTCACCATCCTCGGGTTCCTGATCCTGCTCGCGGGCGTCGTCGCCCGCGGGCTCGCGGCGGAGCGGGTGCCGTGGGGCAACATGTACGAGTTCGCGATCACCTCGATGGTCGTCGTGCTCGCGGGCTACCTCGTGATGATCCGCCTGATGCACATCCAGTGGCTCGCGCCGCTCGTGCTCGCCTTCGTGACGGTCGTGCTCGGTCTGTCGATGACGGTCTACGTGCCGGCCGGGCCCCTCGTACCGGCGCTCGACTCCTACTGGCTGGTGATCCACGTCGCGTCGGCCATGGTCGCGGGAGCCGGGTTCCTCGTGGGTGCGGGCGCATCGATCCTCTACCTGATCAAGGCCCGGGCCGAGGCGCGCGGACCGGTCTCGGGCTACCTCGGGCGACTGCCGTCCGCCGCGGCGATGGACCAGCTGGCGTACCGCGTCACCGCCTTCGCCTTCCCGGTCTGGACGTTCGCGGCGCTGATCTCCGGCCCGATCTGGGCCGAGCACGCCTGGGGCCGGCCGTGGGGCTGGGACCCGAAGGAGGTCTGGGCGTTCATCACCTGGGTCGCCTACGCGGGATACCTGCACGCCCGGGCGACCGCCGGGTGGAAGGGCAAGGCCGCCGCGATCCTCGCGCTCGTGGCGTTCGCGACCTTCATCTTCAACTTCGTCGGCGTCAACCTGTTCTTCCCCGGGCTGCACTCGTACGCGAAGTAA
- a CDS encoding PLDc N-terminal domain-containing protein: MGKAIPIIIVVALAVYTLFDVVATPRDRIKLLPKPVWIVVGLIPALGVLLWLTVGKVRGRQAPPPPQQRRTYRGPDDDPDFLRGL, from the coding sequence ATGGGGAAGGCGATTCCGATCATCATCGTCGTCGCGCTGGCGGTCTACACGCTGTTCGACGTCGTCGCCACGCCCCGCGACCGGATCAAGCTCCTCCCGAAGCCGGTGTGGATCGTGGTCGGGCTGATCCCGGCACTCGGCGTCCTGCTCTGGCTGACCGTCGGCAAGGTCCGTGGCCGTCAGGCTCCCCCGCCACCCCAGCAGCGGCGGACGTACCGCGGACCCGACGACGATCCGGACTTCCTGCGCGGCCTCTGA
- a CDS encoding threonine ammonia-lyase, with protein sequence MPTSALLSLADVRDAAARISGICLCTPVVPVVMPDGTVPLRVKAECLQPTGAFKLRGATNAIALLEPERRVRGVVTHSSGNHAQAVAYAAARAGIAATIVIPDNAPAVKVEATARWGAQIVRVPPAERETAAEAIAEETGATVVPPYDHPDVIAGQGTVGIEIAEQVPDLDQVLVPVSGGGLAAGTALAIKALRPQVRVVAVEPELAGDLAEGWRDGQRRVWAASQTARTIADGLRTTSVGLLNWAHLRAHVDDVVTVTEEEILSATATLVRGSRLVAEPSGAVASAALLSGRVDPSPGTVAVLSGGNVDPALLARLVAP encoded by the coding sequence ATGCCCACCTCCGCCCTGCTCAGCCTTGCCGACGTACGGGATGCCGCCGCGCGGATCAGCGGGATCTGCCTGTGCACGCCCGTCGTTCCTGTGGTGATGCCCGACGGGACGGTGCCGTTGCGGGTCAAGGCCGAGTGCCTGCAGCCGACCGGTGCGTTCAAGCTCCGCGGGGCGACGAACGCCATCGCGCTGCTCGAGCCGGAGCGGCGGGTCCGGGGCGTGGTGACGCACTCGTCCGGCAACCACGCACAGGCCGTCGCGTACGCCGCGGCGCGGGCCGGGATCGCGGCGACGATCGTGATCCCGGACAACGCACCGGCCGTGAAGGTCGAGGCGACCGCCCGCTGGGGAGCCCAGATCGTGCGCGTCCCGCCGGCCGAGCGGGAGACGGCCGCCGAGGCGATCGCGGAGGAGACGGGTGCGACGGTCGTCCCGCCGTACGACCACCCGGACGTGATCGCAGGTCAGGGAACGGTGGGCATCGAGATCGCCGAGCAGGTCCCGGATCTCGACCAGGTGCTGGTCCCGGTCAGCGGTGGCGGCCTGGCCGCGGGGACCGCGCTGGCGATCAAGGCGCTGCGCCCGCAGGTCCGGGTGGTCGCGGTGGAGCCGGAGCTGGCCGGCGACCTCGCGGAGGGTTGGCGGGACGGCCAGCGTCGCGTGTGGGCCGCGTCGCAGACCGCCCGGACGATCGCCGACGGACTCCGTACGACGTCCGTGGGACTGCTCAACTGGGCACACCTGCGGGCGCACGTGGACGACGTCGTCACGGTCACGGAGGAGGAGATCCTGTCCGCCACGGCCACCCTCGTACGCGGGAGCCGGCTCGTCGCCGAGCCCAGCGGCGCGGTCGCGTCGGCTGCGCTGCTGTCCGGACGCGTGGACCCGAGCCCGGGCACCGTCGCGGTGCTGTCCGGCGGCAACGTCGACCCTGCGCTGCTCGCCCGGCTCGTGGCCCCGTGA
- the resB gene encoding cytochrome c biogenesis protein ResB, translated as MSDDRRASAPALSPRETLRWAWRQLTSMRTALMLLLLLALAAVPGSILPQRSVDPRAVAAYFDRHPDLAPFLDRLGGFAVYTSVWFSAIYLLLMVSLVGCIIPRVGVYARALRARPPKAPRNLDRLPASATYESDADVETVLAAAREAVGRSRRDVVTETDDDGAVIAGEVRAETGYLREAGNLVFHVSLVVVLVGVAAMGLLGYRGNAIVTEGSGFSNTLTQFDEFTAGALFDTDDLPPFSLTLDDLTAEFQTEGPQRGAPRYFGAAGQVTDAPGEQPRDYAIEVNHPLRVDGASVYLVGQGYAPVIRVTDGDGRVVFEDAVPFIPADSTYTSNGVVKVPDARPDQLGFQGFFLPTGVAGGDDEIPVSAHPAAANPVLGLFAYYGDLGLDEGESQSVYVLDKSDMTQFMGDDDEPLRIIMTPGESVTLPDGKGTIEFVELRQFARFQFSSQPGIQIPLYGVSIGALGLVLSLSIRPRRTWVRATRRDGRTVVEVAALDRVPRSDVEDGVDDLLERLRAATGDTGTRTAPARADTAQADTAQAGRAEDEA; from the coding sequence CGTCGATGCGCACCGCGCTGATGCTCCTGCTGCTGCTCGCGCTGGCCGCCGTACCGGGCTCGATCCTCCCGCAGCGCTCGGTCGACCCGCGCGCGGTCGCTGCCTACTTCGACCGGCACCCCGACCTGGCGCCGTTCCTCGACCGGCTCGGCGGCTTCGCGGTCTACACGTCGGTGTGGTTCTCCGCGATCTACCTCCTGCTGATGGTCTCGCTGGTCGGCTGCATCATCCCGCGGGTCGGCGTGTACGCCCGCGCGCTGCGGGCCCGCCCGCCGAAGGCGCCGCGCAACCTCGACCGGCTGCCGGCCTCGGCGACGTACGAGTCGGACGCCGACGTCGAGACGGTGCTCGCCGCGGCGCGCGAGGCGGTCGGCCGGTCGCGGCGCGACGTCGTCACCGAGACCGACGACGACGGTGCCGTGATCGCAGGCGAGGTGCGTGCCGAGACGGGCTACCTCCGTGAGGCGGGCAACCTCGTCTTCCACGTCTCGCTGGTCGTGGTGCTCGTCGGCGTCGCAGCGATGGGACTGCTGGGCTACCGCGGCAACGCGATCGTCACCGAGGGCAGCGGATTCTCCAACACCCTCACCCAGTTCGACGAGTTCACCGCCGGCGCGCTGTTCGACACCGACGATCTCCCGCCGTTCTCGCTGACGCTGGACGACCTGACCGCGGAGTTCCAGACCGAGGGACCGCAGCGGGGCGCACCACGCTACTTCGGCGCGGCCGGGCAGGTCACCGACGCGCCCGGCGAGCAGCCGCGCGACTACGCGATCGAGGTGAACCACCCGCTGCGGGTCGACGGGGCGTCGGTCTACCTCGTCGGCCAGGGCTACGCTCCGGTGATCCGGGTGACCGACGGAGACGGCCGCGTGGTCTTCGAGGACGCGGTGCCGTTCATCCCCGCGGACTCCACCTACACCTCCAACGGCGTCGTGAAGGTTCCGGACGCGCGGCCCGACCAGCTCGGCTTCCAGGGGTTCTTCCTACCGACCGGCGTAGCGGGAGGGGACGACGAGATCCCGGTGTCGGCCCACCCCGCGGCCGCGAACCCGGTGCTCGGCCTCTTCGCCTACTACGGCGACCTGGGGCTGGACGAAGGCGAGTCCCAGTCCGTCTACGTGCTGGACAAGTCCGACATGACCCAGTTCATGGGCGACGACGACGAACCGCTGCGGATCATCATGACGCCGGGCGAGAGCGTGACACTGCCCGACGGGAAGGGCACGATCGAGTTCGTCGAGCTGCGCCAGTTCGCGCGTTTCCAGTTCAGCAGCCAGCCGGGGATCCAGATCCCGCTGTACGGAGTCTCGATCGGCGCCCTCGGGCTGGTGCTGTCGCTGTCGATCCGGCCGCGGCGGACCTGGGTGCGGGCGACGCGGCGCGACGGGCGCACGGTCGTCGAGGTGGCCGCGCTGGACCGGGTGCCGCGCAGCGACGTCGAGGACGGCGTGGACGACCTCCTCGAGCGGCTCCGGGCGGCCACGGGCGATACTGGAACGCGAACCGCTCCGGCACGAGCCGACACGGCGCAGGCCGACACGGCACAGGCCGGGAGAGCAGAGGACGAGGCATGA
- a CDS encoding DUF4229 domain-containing protein: MSAFVRYTLARLALFVVTFAVVAGIGMIWFEWDEMTGLLFAIIALAISAVLSLLLLGGLRDQVAESLQARSQKLHDRFEQARGAEDVD, encoded by the coding sequence GTGAGTGCCTTCGTCCGTTACACGCTCGCGCGCCTGGCGCTGTTCGTCGTCACCTTCGCCGTGGTCGCCGGGATCGGCATGATCTGGTTCGAGTGGGACGAGATGACGGGCCTGCTGTTCGCGATCATCGCGCTGGCGATCAGCGCCGTCCTGTCGCTGCTGCTGCTCGGCGGGCTGCGCGACCAGGTCGCCGAGTCGTTGCAGGCCCGCTCGCAGAAGCTGCACGACCGGTTCGAGCAGGCGCGCGGTGCCGAGGACGTCGACTGA
- a CDS encoding PLP-dependent cysteine synthase family protein, giving the protein MPRTSTEARRWIDTAIGTVQADANRSADTHLHVFPLPGPDDVALYLKDESVHPTGSLKHRLARSLFLYALSNGWVGPDTTIIEASSGSTAVSEAYFARLLGLDFVAVMPRSTSPRKIALIEWYGGRCHFVDEPPQMYAEAARLAEECGGHYLDQFTFAERATDWRGNNNIAESIFEQLAAEPYPCPSWIVVSAGTGGTSATIGRYVRYRRYETRLLVVDPENSAFLDGWELDTSDYTTGMPSRIEGIGRPRVEPSFVGGVIDDMVRVPDAASIAAMRWTTRLLGRPVGGSTGTNMWGALHVVQQMRDAGERGSVVTLLADGGDRYTGTYYDDGWVADQGLDLAPYESALAAFESTGAFRP; this is encoded by the coding sequence GTGCCGAGGACGTCGACTGAGGCGCGGCGCTGGATCGACACCGCGATCGGGACGGTCCAGGCCGACGCCAACCGCAGCGCCGACACCCACCTGCACGTGTTCCCGCTGCCGGGTCCGGACGACGTCGCGCTGTACCTCAAGGACGAGTCGGTCCACCCGACCGGGAGCCTGAAGCACCGCCTCGCGCGCTCGCTGTTCCTCTACGCTCTCAGCAATGGCTGGGTCGGACCCGACACGACGATCATCGAGGCGTCCAGCGGCTCGACGGCGGTCAGCGAAGCGTACTTCGCGCGCCTGCTCGGCCTGGACTTCGTCGCCGTCATGCCGCGCAGCACGAGCCCGCGCAAGATCGCACTGATCGAGTGGTACGGCGGGCGCTGCCACTTCGTCGACGAGCCGCCCCAGATGTACGCCGAGGCGGCGCGCCTGGCCGAGGAGTGCGGCGGGCACTACCTGGACCAGTTCACCTTCGCCGAGCGCGCGACGGACTGGCGCGGCAACAACAACATCGCCGAGTCGATCTTCGAGCAGCTGGCCGCGGAACCGTACCCGTGCCCGTCGTGGATCGTCGTCAGCGCCGGGACCGGCGGCACGTCGGCGACGATCGGCCGGTACGTCCGGTACCGCCGCTACGAGACACGGTTGCTGGTCGTGGACCCGGAGAACTCCGCGTTCCTCGACGGGTGGGAGCTCGACACCTCGGACTACACGACCGGGATGCCGTCGCGGATCGAGGGGATCGGCCGGCCGCGGGTCGAGCCGTCGTTCGTCGGCGGGGTGATCGACGACATGGTGCGCGTCCCGGACGCGGCGTCGATCGCGGCGATGCGGTGGACCACGCGGCTGCTCGGTCGCCCGGTCGGCGGGTCGACCGGGACGAACATGTGGGGCGCGCTGCACGTCGTCCAGCAGATGCGCGACGCCGGTGAGCGGGGGAGCGTCGTGACGCTGCTCGCGGACGGGGGCGACCGCTACACCGGCACGTACTACGACGACGGCTGGGTGGCGGACCAGGGTCTCGACCTGGCACCGTACGAGTCGGCGCTGGCGGCGTTCGAGTCCACCGGCGCGTTCCGTCCCTGA
- a CDS encoding serine/threonine-protein kinase — translation MSESDNDRVGDLVDDRYRLLGLVGRGGMADVFKARDEQLGRIVAIKLMRVEADVEAEDALRRHELEARIGAGISHPGLVTVYDVQASGTHPYLVMEFVAGKTLSRVLTSGPMESTAVADMGSQLASALGAIHEAGVIHRDIKPSNVMLVEREGEPPQVKLTDFGVSRYLEGTRLTSPDLLVGTARYLSPEQAVLDDVGPRADVYALGLVLLESLTGEEAFPGSRIETLSARLHRQPRVPEDLGTEWAQMLDAMTRREPAERVDAAGASAALAALAAEEPVAPVLAAHGFAGVDPEATQVDAPAVDDDATVPGIAAVGAAGAGVAAAAAAGAAAAEDAPGAEDAAEGEATATDGEALPADDDAEGAAAEGAAAGVATADQAAVEGASEDQPGEGEASEDADAAAASGDGQSPWARRAPWIVVALVVIAAAVAIALIWTNRSDDPTTPDPTAPTRTTPSTDPTTDTTGSPSDDPTTQDTTDPTTDATTDPTTDPTTDPTTAPTTTAPTTTAPTTTAPTTTAPPTTATTTVPPAPPTDDSGALEPTDPATSPTP, via the coding sequence GTGTCGGAGTCGGACAACGACCGGGTCGGTGACCTCGTCGACGATCGGTACCGCCTGCTCGGCCTGGTCGGGCGCGGCGGCATGGCCGACGTCTTCAAGGCCCGCGACGAGCAGCTCGGGCGGATCGTCGCGATCAAGCTGATGCGGGTCGAGGCCGACGTCGAGGCCGAGGACGCGCTGCGCCGCCACGAGCTCGAGGCGCGGATCGGCGCCGGGATCTCGCACCCGGGCCTGGTGACGGTCTACGACGTGCAGGCGAGCGGCACGCACCCGTACCTCGTGATGGAGTTCGTGGCCGGCAAGACGCTGAGCCGGGTCCTCACGAGCGGGCCGATGGAGTCGACGGCGGTCGCGGACATGGGTTCGCAGCTCGCGTCGGCCCTCGGAGCGATCCACGAGGCCGGCGTCATCCATCGCGACATCAAGCCGTCGAACGTGATGCTGGTCGAGCGTGAGGGTGAGCCTCCGCAGGTGAAGCTGACCGACTTCGGTGTCTCCCGCTACCTCGAGGGGACGCGTCTGACCTCCCCGGACCTGCTGGTCGGCACGGCACGCTACCTCAGTCCCGAGCAGGCCGTGCTCGACGACGTCGGCCCGCGCGCGGACGTGTACGCGCTGGGTCTGGTGCTGCTGGAGTCGCTGACCGGTGAGGAGGCGTTCCCCGGGTCGCGGATCGAGACGCTCTCAGCGCGCCTGCACCGTCAGCCCCGGGTTCCGGAGGACCTCGGGACCGAGTGGGCGCAGATGCTCGACGCGATGACGCGTCGCGAGCCCGCCGAGCGGGTCGACGCGGCGGGGGCGTCGGCGGCGCTCGCCGCGCTGGCGGCGGAGGAGCCGGTCGCGCCGGTCCTCGCGGCGCACGGGTTCGCCGGGGTCGATCCCGAAGCGACCCAGGTCGATGCCCCTGCGGTCGACGACGACGCCACGGTGCCGGGCATCGCCGCCGTCGGTGCTGCCGGCGCCGGCGTCGCGGCGGCTGCCGCAGCCGGGGCCGCTGCCGCGGAGGACGCACCGGGCGCGGAGGACGCCGCGGAGGGCGAGGCGACCGCCACCGACGGCGAGGCCTTGCCGGCGGACGACGACGCCGAGGGAGCTGCTGCGGAGGGGGCGGCGGCCGGTGTCGCGACCGCGGACCAGGCCGCGGTCGAGGGCGCGTCGGAGGACCAGCCCGGCGAGGGCGAGGCGTCCGAGGACGCCGATGCCGCTGCAGCGAGCGGTGACGGCCAGAGCCCGTGGGCGCGACGAGCGCCGTGGATCGTCGTCGCGCTGGTCGTGATCGCCGCCGCGGTCGCGATCGCGCTGATCTGGACGAACCGCAGCGACGACCCGACCACGCCCGACCCGACCGCACCCACCCGTACGACCCCGTCGACCGATCCGACCACGGACACGACCGGGTCGCCGTCGGACGACCCGACCACGCAGGACACGACCGACCCGACGACGGACGCCACGACGGACCCGACCACGGACCCGACGACCGATCCGACCACGGCACCGACCACGACAGCGCCCACCACGACCGCTCCGACGACGACGGCACCCACCACGACCGCGCCGCCCACGACGGCGACGACCACGGTCCCGCCGGCCCCGCCGACCGACGACTCCGGCGCCCTGGAGCCCACGGACCCGGCGACCTCGCCGACTCCGTGA